A window of the Besnoitia besnoiti strain Bb-Ger1 chromosome VI, whole genome shotgun sequence genome harbors these coding sequences:
- a CDS encoding hypothetical protein (encoded by transcript BESB_069570) — protein MAQAAATPTAAGPSRPGHGVGHLLPGTDSQDSREGDSSSSPPGALTPAVARAFSSSSLASSPVSASVATPMLMTVGSAAAGASTGATPNAAAGFPASHATHLAASHPGPAVFSFAPSSGSDANTLLAVSSAASSLPSVSLPLASSHLALSQLHPALSQAAHAGGGAAANAAAPSSHLLSQLGGSSLLLLSSPPTAPPGVAAASPGGPKGVVSGTTGVAPALVAPQASGTTLIAGPGAAGPSLIALSSAPFSASHPHHAFLAGPGQPPTAAWVVDAGGSFSGPFAVGAAVSGVATAGVLGRRTNTQPSPAFSSSSFSSFPSPAFQAVPAHEGGASALAAAIAAVKVEPSAGPEAREGEADARTGTPTEGVTETAMDARRPGDALPSTHLSVLPGCAASPPPTLAGVGVSSSSSLPCASGLLLQSGTGATSAAFASSSSSPLASDVASGTAGSPRGDGGEAVSATGGGSPAQACILASDAATSPTSAAGVILSAPVSGASPSFEGELARADSARAAAALGSPFDSLSAHLSPAQIQAGGERAEASPAAVFFTGRQGPAGGDARGVQAGVLAPHPSQPGLTVVTSPILSSSFPSFSPFASSALTAVTVERLAALAAVVAGGGGGVPGVQGVSPAVVTRDSLGFLGAAAGPGAPMADVVAAGAAAAVEGPAGAPVPGVGAGGAPGAVVKRPRGRPRGSKNKFPRTANRATPSAAASAAAAAEVSQGEASANSAQAADGDTPSASGAADAAAAASPDVGETGADSRSASVPSPLSLPAQVKGKKRVAAGRKKKGADAPPVLSAAADNGASAAVDPAGSPSEAKPGSPFPGPVASSPGLADTQGGGARPPACVPGVSSTSQLPAVGGSDGGVPSGGAPVKDADRLQETGGGVEGASPEGGLSRGPFGAAPGGSGGDGVAAGLSLATAGNLAGLDAAAHAGVAFSGAVAGGSGARGRPAPAGALESADGVAACQLADADGGPGAPAGAVQVPDVLLLRSPSGDELPGAVASEPGVAGQEGPAMASASNAVGRVGLGAEPPTAVEAAETGASAVHAASSLSPLPAVASAVAAQGGSGDAAAAGGCAGEEEGAPLASAAVKADPAEASSSRGPLTGEALAWRGLGMIKAGGIRRSYSASFKLAVVAAAEGMCSNTKAAKQMGVTESLVRRWRMQKHVLEQLPGEKLSRRGRKHGKYVTLEQQLCLHVCAVQQQEGRILKDTEMRRLASEIAGNLAVSDFKASSTWCFRFKRRWGLDRVQNTHATGAGGGAHGNKRHHHVLATGQAPAGEPGAEDKLPLGAAPGGEDLEGHAEHGEDGAGAPGAAVANKKKDSLLADTVPLSELQGDGDEDRTRQGDTERDTPSSGAALPGSDVGCLGPLPPACAASEGARAQRSDSAREAEAQGTQLDSSPLYLSSLLACESGGPAARQDDGGVAQAAGAATGALRGGRDGTRGDGGDPTGDAGSSSAPPAALSLSAFPAPGVGAPGTGEGGKLDDREQDKQMHFLHTQLNELSASMGAGGPASPSGLPPLPPASLASFSPSPSALTSAAGAGEGGAAPAGTGPPATPSLLPVAASVVPFPASFCSTVPSSAQPSVGFMDRPDAASSRAVGDAKGAGAPEGTLGRFPASFSSSTQIPLAFLGPPALSGLSDLAGARPSGPAGVDAELGGGATGEEGDARHDGAAAAPEGLCLLHLQAGSQEEEIALQRKLLELQRQQEALEREIEQHRLQTQGGLHRRDGVQGPAGGDEAGKAVDDGEQAAATSGKEGNASQPASGDAAGASGAKASNGEPSEAAHAETGGSSAEAAARQPGASGRGGGNASVAPVPVLFDSHGRLLLHPSLSSSLLLQPSPGSPAAAGLQLTEAQRAAGARMVLAAAGSGAAGAGAFGPFSSFPVAFASASGLHPAALQVTAPLAASAAALVPAAFAASSPVPFLRAADGPGGDKETERQGSEGGTEVSLDDKDRAAVEASPAATLSGDKGEALAFSSSSPLASAACSPTAGAPGGVKATADGARPSGFFEDGRDGSIGSVAQGEAEMPAHAAGGIGALPTGRGLSGDEQQREESAVPSLAALPAASACAKAAESGAAGSGN, from the coding sequence ATGGCTCAGGCCGCAGCCACGCCGACAGCAGCCGGTCCCTCGCGGCCGGGTCACGGAGTGGGTCATTTGCTCCCGGGCACCGACTCGCAGGACTCGCGAGAAGGGgactcttcttcctcgcctccaggGGCCCTCACGCCGGCTGTGGCGCGTGcgttctcgtcttcttctctcgcttcaTCTCCGGTCTCTGCGAGCGTGGCGACGCCCATGCTGATGACGGTGGGAAGTGCAGCAGCGGGGGCGTCGACAGGCGCGACAccgaacgcggcggcgggcttcCCTGCGTCGCACGCGACTCACCTCGCGGCATCTCACCCGGGGCCTGctgtcttctccttcgcgccctcctcgggGTCGGACGCGAACACGCTCTTGGCGgtctcgtccgccgcgtcttctctcccctcGGTGTCACTGCCTCTCGCTTCGTCTCACCTGGCGCTTTCGCAACTCCATCCAgctctctcgcaggcggcgcacgccgggggaggcgcagcggcgaacgCCGCAGCCCCGTCGTCGCACCTCCTGTCTCAGCTGGGAggctcgtctcttcttctgctctcctcgccccccactgcgcctcccggcgtcgctgcggcctcgcctggGGGCCCGAAGGGCGTCGTCTCCGGCACGACCGgggtcgcgccggcgctcgtggcgccgcaggcctcgggCACGACGCTCATCGCAGGCCCAGGAGCCGCGGGTCCAAGTCTGATTGCgctctcttccgcgccgtTCTCGGCGTCGCATCCCCACCACGCCTTCCTTGCGGGGCCTGggcagccgccgacggccgcgTGGGTCGTGGACGCGGGAGGCTCCTTTTCGGGCCCgttcgcggtcggcgcggcggtctcTGGCGTGGCGACGGCCGGCGTCCTCGGGCGGCGCACCAACACGCAGCCCTCGCcggccttctcgtcttcgtctttttcctccttcccctcgcctgccttccAGGCCGTCCCCGCccacgagggcggcgcctcggcgctggcAGCTGCCATTGCGGCCGTCAAGGTGGAGCCCAGTGCGGGGCCCGAAGCcagagagggcgaagcggacgcgcgaACTGGCACCCCGACCGAGGGAGTGACTGAGACTGCGAtggacgcgcgcaggcctgGCGACGCTCTGCCTTCAACTCATCTGAGCGTCCTTCCTGGCTgtgcagcgtcgccgcctcctacCCTGgctggcgtcggcgtctcgtcttcctcttcgcttccgTGCGCCTCGGGTCTTTTGTTGCAAAGCGGCACCGGTGCCACGTcggccgcgttcgcctcgtcctcctcctcgcctttggCCTCGGACGTCGCCTCCGGGACCGCGGGCTCGCCCCGAGGCGACGGGGGAGAGGCAGTCTCCGCGACAGGCGGGGGGAGCCCGGCGCAGGCCTGCATCTTAGCCAGCGACGCAGCCACCTCGCcgacgagcgccgccggcgtgaTTCTCTCTGCACCCGTTAGCGGGGCATCGCCCAGCTTCGAGGGCGAACTCGCTCGAGccgacagcgcgcgcgcagcggcggcgctggggtCGCCGTTCGATTCGTTGAGTGCTCACCTGTCTCCTGCTCAGATTCaggcaggcggagagcgagcggAAGCGTCTCCCGCGGCAGTTTTCTTCACGGGTCGCCAGgggcctgcgggcggcgacgcccgcggcgttcAGGCTGGGGTGCTGGCCCCGCATCCATCCCAGCCGGGTCTCACAGTGGTGACTTCGCCCATTCTCTCGTCCTCCTTTCCGTCCTTCTCCCCcttcgcgtcgtccgcgctgACGGCAGTGACGGTGGAGCGGCTggcggctctcgcggccgtcgttgcaggcggcggcgggggcgtcCCCGGCGTGCAAGGTGTCTCTCCGGCGGTCGTGACTCGAGACAGCCTGGGcttcctcggcgcggcggccggcccGGGCGCGCCCATGGCggacgtcgtcgccgccggcgccgcggctgctgtggaGGGAccggctggcgcgccggTGCCGGGCGTtggcgccggaggagccCCTGGGGCCGTCGTCAAGAGGCCCAGGGGTCGACCCCGCGGCAGCAAAAACAAATTTCCTCGGACTGCGAAtcgcgcgacgccctcggcagcggcgagcgccgccgccgctgcggaggtcTCACAGGGCGAGGCCTCAGCGAAttctgcgcaggccgcggacggGGATACGCCGTCCGCGAgcggggcggcggacgctgcggcggccgcgtcgccggacgtgggcgagacaggcgccgaTTCGAGGTCGGCGAGtgtgccgtcgcctctgtccCTTCCGGCGCAGGTGAAGGGCAAGAAACGCGTGGCCGCGGGCCGCAAGAAAAAGGGGGCGGACGCTCCGCCCGTGCtgtccgccgctgcagacaaCGGGGCCAGCGCAGCGGTGGACCCTGCCGGAAGTCCCTCTGAAGCGAAGCCCGGCTCGCCATTTCCTGGTCCCGTGGCTTCCTCGCCGGGGCTGGCAGAcacgcagggcggcggcgcccgtccTCCCGCCTGTGTCCCGGGGGTCTCGAGCACCTCGCAACTGCCTGCAGTCGGCGGGTCCGACGGGGGCGTCCCGAGCGGCGGTGCGCCTGTGAAGGACGCAGACCGCCTgcaggagacaggcggcggGGTCGAGGGGGCGAGCCCCGAGGGAGGGCTTTCGCGTGGGCCTttcggcgcagcgcctggagggAGTGGCGGCGACGGGGTCGCCGCTGGCCTCTCCCTGGCGACCGCGGGAAACCTGGCGGgcctcgacgccgctgcgcacgcaggcgtcgcctttTCGGGCGCTGTCGCagggggcagcggcgcgaggggccgcccggcgccagcgggcgcgctggagagcgcaGACGGCGTCGCTGCATGCCAGCTggcggacgccgacggcggtcCAGGGGCCCCCGCTGGCGCGGTGCAGGTCCCGGACGTCCTCCTGCTGCGGTCCCCGTCCGGGGATGAGCTCCCCGGAGCGGTCGCCTCCGAGCCTGGCGTGGCGGGTCAAGAAGGCCCCGCGatggcgtctgcgtcgaaCGCCGTGGGGCGCGTTGGCTtgggcgcggagccgccgaccgcagtcgaggcggcggagacgggggCAAGCGCCGTCcacgcggcgtcgtcgctctcgccgctgcctgcggtcgcgtcggcggtcgccgcgcagggcggcagtggcgacgcggccgcagctgggGGGTgtgccggcgaggaggagggagcgccGCTGGCTTCGGCTGCCGTAAAGGCCGACCCTGCGGAAGCTTCGTCGTCGCGAGGGCCGCTgaccggcgaggcgctggcctGGCGCGGGTTGGGCATGATCAAGGCGGGCGGCATTCGCCGCAGCTACTCGGCGTCCTTCAAGCTCGCggtcgtcgcggctgcggaggggaTGTGCAGCAACACGAAGGCTGCGAAGCAGATGGGCGTCACGGAGAGCCTGGTGCGCCggtggcgcatgcagaagcaCGTGCTCGAGCAGCTGCCCGGGGAGAAGCTCTCGCGCAGGGGCCGCAAACACGGCAAGTACGTGacgctggagcagcagctcTGCCTGCACGTCTGCGcggtgcagcagcaggagggcCGGATTCTGAAGGACACTGAGATGCGGCGACTCGCCAGCGAAATCGCCGGGAACTTGGCCGTCTCCGACTTCAAGGCAAGCTCCACGTGGTGCTTCCGCTTCAAACGCCGCTGGGGCCTAGATCGCGTCCAGAACACGCACGCCactggcgcgggcggcggcgcgcacggcAACAAGAGGCACCACCATGTGCTGGCGACAGGCCAGGCCCCAGCCGGCGAGCCCGGAGCCGAAGACAAACTGCCCCTCGGCGCTGCCcccggcggcgaagacctCGAAGGCCACGCAGAGcacggcgaagacggcgccggcgcacccGGCGCCGCAGTGGCTAACAAGAAGAAAGACTCCCTGCTTGCGGACACCGTGCCGCTTTCTGAGCtgcagggcgacggcgacgaagaccgCACGCGCCAAGGAGACACCGAAAGAGACACGCCGTcatccggcgccgccctgccgGGGTCAGACGTGGGGTGCCTGGGGCCATTgccgcctgcgtgtgcggcttctgaaggcgcgcgtgcgcagcggagcgacagcgcaagagaagcggaggcgcaggggacACAGCTGGACAGCTCGCCATTGTACCTCTCGTCGCTTTTGGCCTGCGAAAGcggcgggcctgcggcgaggcaggacgacggcggtgtcgcgcaggccgcgggcgcggcgactggGGCGCTCCGAGGGGGCCGGGACGGgacgagaggcgacggaggagaccccacgggcgacgcgggcagtagcagcgcgcctcccgcggctcTGTCACTTTCTGCGTTTCCTGCTCCCGGCGTCGGTGCCCCGGGgaccggcgagggcggcaagcTGGACGACCGAGAGCAAGACAAGCAGATGCATTTCCTCCATACCCAGCTGAACGAGCTGAGTGCCTCCATGGGGGCGGGAGgtccggcgtcgccttcgggtttgcctcctctccccccagCGTCCCTGgcctcgttttctccgtCTCCCTCGGCGTTGACGtccgctgctggagctggcgaagggggggcggcgccagcagggACTGGACCGCCGGCCAcgccgtctctgctgccggtGGCGGCTTCAGTCGTGCCTTTCCCCGCTTCCTTCTGCTCCACAgtgccctcctccgcgcagccGTCCGTAGGGTTCATGGATCGACCCGACGCCGCCAGTTCGCGCGCGGTGGGTGACGCGAAAGGGGCTGGCGCCCCCGAGGGCACCCTGGGGCGATTCCcggcttccttctcttcgtcgaCTCAAATTCCGCTCGCATTCCTGGgtccgccggcgctctctgGCCTCTCGgacctcgcgggcgcgcggccctcGGGACCCGCTGGGGTCGACGCCGAACTCGGGGGAGGAGCGAcgggggaggaaggagacgcgcgacacgacggggctgcggcagctccaGAGGGTTTGTGTCTGCTTCATCTTCAGGCAGGCAGTCAGGAGGAGGAGATTGCGTTGCAGCGGAAGCTGCTAGAGCTTCAGCGGCAAcaagaggcgctggagcgcgagaTTGAACAGcatcgcctgcagacgcaggggGGCCTGCACCGGCGAGATGGAGTCCAGGGCCCGGCGGGCGGGGATGAGGCCGGTAAGGCggtcgacgacggcgagcaggcggccgccacgAGCGGCAAAGAGGGGAACGCGTCCCAGCCGgcaagcggcgacgcggcgggcgcgagcggtGCGAAGGCGAGCAACGGCGAGCCGAGTGAGGCGGCCCACGCAGAGACTGGAGGCAGTTcagctgaggcggcggcacgccagcccggcgcgagcgggcgcggcggagggaacGCCTCGGTCGCACCGGTTCCTGTGTTGTTCGATTCACATGGCCGCCTGCTTCTCCatccgtctctctcctcttcactCCTTCTTCAGCCTTCGCCGGggtcgccggccgcggcgggtcTCCAGCtgacggaggcgcagcgcgcggcgggggctcGCATGGtgctggcggctgcgggctcgggcgccgcgggcgcgggggcctTCGGGCCCTTCTCGTCCTTCccggtcgccttcgcgtcggcCTCTGGGCTCCATccggccgcgctgcaggtgacggcgcccctcgccgcgtctgctgcggcactTGTGCCCGCGGCCTttgcggcctcctcgccggtcCCCTtcttgcgcgccgccgacggacccggcggagacaaggagacagagagacagggcaGCGAGGGAGGCACCGAAGTGTCCCTCGACGACAAGGACCGCGCCGCagtggaggcgtcgccggccgccACGCTGAGCGGCGACAAGGGTGAGGCCCTCGCattttcttcgtcgtctccgctcgcctccgccgcgtgctcgccgaccgcgggggcgcccggcggcgtcaaggcgacggcggacggcgcgcgcccttCAGGCTTCTTTGAGGACGGCCGTGACGGAAGCATCGGCTCCGTcgcgcagggagaggccGAGATGCCGGCGCACGCTGCGGGCGGGATAGGGGCGCTGCCTACGGGTCGGGGCCTGAGCGGCgatgagcagcagcgcgaagagagcgcggTGCCTTCGCTTGCCGCTCTGCCGGCTGCCTCGGCATgtgcgaaggccgccgagagcggcgccgcaggtaGCGGGAACTGA
- a CDS encoding putative Acetyl-coenzyme A transporter (encoded by transcript BESB_069580), whose translation MASAASFAERLLGRDGPSVALLFLLYTLQGIPMGLSGSVPFLLSGKISYKQQSLLSLVSLPFSLKLLWAPLVDALHSPRIGRRRSWLLPVQFLAGSLMVWGGAPERIMNWIGDGADGQTEPNVESLTLFFGILYFLMATQDIAVDGWALTMLSADNKGMASTCNTVGQTLGYFVSYVGFLALNDPQTCRRFLPAALLPAAVKEGDQPAALLDLAGFLRFWGWVIIGTTAAVLLFFPEEYSSKAGAGAAEAARRRRDSLPARLRAEAALSAGPLGAPGEEVHLFTDEILAASEKPAKTEDSSACRNSAVTRPLCSASREDAVEELQDADDSNCEPEGVVESYILLWKLLFLPPVRTVMALLLTCRIAFAGVDAATQLKLIERGVKKEDLALFAPLILPLGIICPMVVGRFLRGCFPLRLFSYGYVLRMAMCLVWSAAVGWTGRLLGDDAGASMSSGAWTVFYGALFVITGLYNVCSDLMFVSQVAFFAQVSDPRIGGTYMTFLNTVTNLGVRWPNTLSLLLMDTVSIQDCSEDGQCFVVLDAYFVQIAACFLAGMVWLALSWRRIEALQHVPPEEWRVTIARSEVRPHETEESKKDL comes from the exons aTGGCCTCTGCTGCATCCTTCGCCGAGCGCCTTCTCGGCCGCGACGGTCCGTcggtcgctctcctcttcctcctctacACCCTGCAG GGCATTCCCATGGGGCTGAGTGGGAGTGTCCCCTTTCTGCTCTCCGGCAAGATTTCCTACAAGCAGCAgtcgctcctctcgctcgttTCGCTGCCTTTCAG CTTGAAGCTGCTGTGGGCGCCGCTCGTCGACGCGCTGCACTCTCCGCGCatcggccgccggcgctcgtgGCTGCTGCCTGTGCAGTTCCTCGCGGGTTCGCTCATGGTCTGGGGAGGTGCGCCCGAGCGGATCATGAACTGGATTGGAG acggcgccgacGGACAGACAGAGCCGAACGTGGAGTCGCTGACGCTCTTCTTCGGCATTCTCTACTTCCTCATGGCAACGCAG GACATCGCCGTCGACGGCTGGGCGCTGACGATGCTCAGCGCAGACAACAAAGG aaTGGCCTCGACGTGCAACACAGTCGGGCAGACGCTCGGGTACTTTGTCTCCTAcgtcggcttcctcgctctgAACGACCCGCAGACCTGCCGGCGCTtcctccccgccgcgctgctcccGGCCGCCGTCAAAGAGGGCGATcagcctgcggcgcttctcgaCCTCGCGGGCTTCCTCAG GTTTTGGGGCTGGGTGATCATCGGGACGACTGCGGCCGTGCTGCTTTTCTTCCCCGAGGAGTACAGCAgcaaggcgggcgcgggggccgccgaggcggcgcggcggcggagggactccctgcctgcgcggctgcgcgcagaagcggcgctgTCGGCGGGCCCTCTCGGCGCTCCGGGCGAGGAAGTGCATCTCTTCACGGATGAGAttctcgcggcgagcgaaaaGCCGGCAAAAACCGAGGACTCTAGCGCATGCAG GAATTCGGCTGTGACGCGTCCTCTGTGCAGCGCGTCACGCGAAGACGCAGTCGAGGAGCTTCAGGACGCCGACGACTCGAACTGCGAGCCCGAGGGCGTCGTCGAGTCCTACATTCTTCTCTGGAAG ctcctcttcctcccgcCGGTGCGCACGGTCATGGCCCTGCTGCTGACGTGCCGAATCGCgttcgccggcgtcgacgccgcgacgcagctcaAGTTGATTGAGCGCGGCGTGAAGAAGGAGGacctcgcgctcttcgcgcccCTCATCCTCCCTCTCGGCATCATCTGCCCGATGGTC GTCGGTCGCTTCCTCCGTGGATGCTTcccgctgcggctcttctcGTACGGCTACGTCCTACGCATGGCGATGTGCCTCGTCTGGTCAG CTGCGGTCGGCTGGACGGGTCGCCTCttgggcgacgacgcgggcgcgagcaTGTCCTCCGGCGCGTGGACGGTCTTCTACGGCGCGTTGTTCGTCATCACAGGCCTCTACAACGTCTGCTCTGACCTCATGTTTGTTTCTCAG gtggccttcttcgcgcaggTGTCCGATCCTCGTATCGGGGGGACGTACATGACTTTCCTCAACACCGTCACCAACCTCGGCGTCAGG TGGCCGAACACGCTCAGTCTCCTGCTGATGGATACCGTTTCGATTCAGGATTGCTCAG AAGACGGTCAGTGTTTCGTCGTGCTCGACGCCTACTTCGTTCAGATCGCCGCGTGCTTTCTCGCAG GCATGGTGTGGCTGGCGCTCTCTTGGCGCCGCATCGAGGCCCTGCAGCACGTCCCGCCCGAGGAGTGGCGGGTGACGATCGCGCGGTCAGAGGTTCGCCCCCACGAGACCGAGGAGTCGAAAAAGGATTTGTAA
- a CDS encoding hypothetical protein (encoded by transcript BESB_069610), whose product MACPLVRAQISEETRLACFHPLPETPLWRAALNKLSDTLFYNDTIRHRGRMLLSTVLPLYADRGLMKTYFGIAENDLCGQLYFLVLHVWLLHRRLVALQDELTRDSLWEAVDDVYRAILCEEKVSEMRISSYVREMQRTALGFCLALDEAFDEACFAGEAAHRIWYVVYGADDASRYAPHVLDLTAYLLRTSQFVADIPVDLLYRGSFSWPRWPPHIEGLSALEPTEAGEQKTFFKKM is encoded by the exons ATGGCCTGCCCCCTGGTGCGCGCGCAGATctccgaggagacgcgactCGCGTGCTTCCATCCTCTgccggagacgccgctgTGGCGAGCGGCACTCAACAAGTTGAGCGA TACGCTCTTCTACAACGACACGATTCGCCACAGGGGCCGGATGCTTCTCAGCACCGTTCTGCCGCTCTACGCAGACAGAGGGCTCATGAAGACAT ATTTTGGAATCGCTGAGAACGACCTCTGCGGCCAGCTGTACTTCCTCGTCTTGCATGTCTGGCTTCTTCACCGCCGCCTCGTGGCTCTA CAAGACGAACTAACGCGAGATTCACTCTGGGAAGCAGTAGACGACGTCTACCGCGCCATTCTGTGCGAGGAGAAG GTTAGTGAGATGCGCATCTCGTCGTATGTTCGGGAGATGCAGCGGACAGCCCTCGGCTTCTGCTTGGCGCTCGACGAGGCGTTTGACGAGGCGTGCTTCGCAGGGGAAGCTGCGCACAGGATTTGGTA CGTCGTGTACGGAGCTGACGACGCGAGCCGTTACGCACCGCACGTCCTCGACCTAACGGCGTATCTGCTAAGGACG AGCCAGTTCGTTGCGGACATTCCCGTCGACCTCCTTTACCGAGGAAGCTTCTCCTGGCCTCGCTGGCCGCCGCATATCGAAGGCTTGTCTGCGTTGGAACCCACGGAGGCAGGAGAGCAGAAAACGTTCTTCAAGAAAATGtga
- a CDS encoding mediator complex subunit MED21 (encoded by transcript BESB_069590) yields MLPVGASPPFPSPQASDAVSRLQLLLTNFSSHLYDVVQQVPELAPPQPVGPAPPAASAGEEEAEKKTQLECFLLRSANNVATIMHAIEAEIENLPSSLRKREETQARIAFLEKENRRAAVELEALAAQTEGIRQSLRQALRQSLTENTHIVIDE; encoded by the exons aTGCTGCCGGTGggtgcctctccgcccttCCCGTCGCCACAGGCCTCAGacgccgtctcgcgcctgcagctgctgctcacgAACTTCTCGAGCCACCTCTAC GACGTGGTGCAGCAAGTACCtgagctcgcgccgccgcaacctgtggggcctgcgccgcccgcggcctcagcaggcgaggaagaagcggagaaaaagaCTCAACTCGAATGCTTTCTGCTGCGCTCTGCAAACAACGTCGCGACCATCATGCACGCGATTGAGGCTGAAATCGAGAACTTGCCATCGTCGCTCCGCAAGCGG GAGgaaacgcaggcgagaaTCGCTTTTTTAGAGAAAGAGAACCGGAGGGCGGCAGTCGAACTGGAGGCCCTCGCCGCTCAAACTGAAGGGATCCGACAGTCTCTGCGACAGGCGCTTCGGCAATCCCTGACGGAAAATACGCACATTGTCATTGATGAGTGA
- a CDS encoding hypothetical protein (encoded by transcript BESB_069600), with translation MHSDTPSPLRGRIDARSNKKRQRSGANRQRGEREASLTVRQGRRRSPSPSVTLASASVSGGEAAREEEEEENSRGSEQDGRSREPVARLRAVEAGGAGEAERQTPCPAGTALENARGTEGEARGEDAKEDEKRRKMELQGPGEAAADATAKGRSGARRRVGRQRPAAEGPTGARGD, from the coding sequence ATGCATTCTGACACCCCCTCCCCGTTAAGAGGGAGAATAGACGCGAGAAGCAACAAAAAACGGCAGAGAAGTGGAGCAAAccggcagagaggagaaagagaagccAGCCTCACCGTTCGCCAAGGCAGAAggcgttcgccttcgccatCGGTGACCCTGGCTTCTGCTTCAgtctccggcggcgaggccgcgcgagaagaggaggaagaagaaaactcccgaggcagcgagcaggACGGAAGGAGCAGAGAGCCAGTGGCGCGGCTGAGAGCGGttgaggccggcggcgccggcgaagcagagcgccAGACTCCCTGCCCTGCTGGGACAGCCCTGGAGAACGCGCGCGggacagagggagaggcgcgcggagaggacgcgaaagaagacgagaaacgaCGAAAAATGGAGCTGCAGGGCCCTGgggaagcagctgcagatgcCACGGCGAAGGGCCGGTCcggggcgcggaggcgcgtcggTCGACAGCGcccagcggcggaggggccTACCGGTGCCAGAGGAGACTGA